DNA from Malus sylvestris chromosome 11, drMalSylv7.2, whole genome shotgun sequence:
GACAATTTTCTACCAAGTAGGGCGCTTGTCTTTTCCTAAAAATGAACACTTTGCCCGAGTCACGAGACTTAGGTTGCTTTTGAATTTATATTTAATCTCACTAGATTCCctacatattatttcttttgttaAGTAGTTATACTCATATCTTTAAGCATGTTAAGGTATATTACTTAGGACTTTCCAATTTTTTACTTTCACGTTGTGGAATATAGTTCAATTAGACAATCTTTTTGAAGTAGAATAACTACGGAGTAGTAAGTAACAGAGAGAAACACTAGTAAGCTTGTAGGCCGGAACAAAGCTCTAAGATGCCCTTGTTCGAAAAAAAATTTCTTCCCAAACTTTATGTTTATAAAGATTTTGATTGCAATAATCAGAGTACCACCTTACTCCGAACTTGCTTTAATGCATTGATTGAATTAAGGATAAGAAAATGCTAGGATGTACCTGGAATGGTCTTCGATTCTTAGTGTAGTTATGAACTTCTTTTCATCATGGCTTTATGCCCATTTGTTTGTTCACCTTGACCTATTTTGGGTTTATGGATTTTAATAGTTGCAATGTGCTACCAAGAAAGGGATTCCTTCTTAGTTCGAACTGTGTGTTCGTCCCTAGTGAATCTTAAACAAAAGTTCATTAGGAACTTGGCCGCTTACATGTGGGTTGGAAACACCCTTGGAATCCTTTTGTCATACCCTATGCATCGTACCTAGGCGATTTTGATCGGACTACACAAAGCTAGCTTAGTTAAGGCACTTCCAAGCTCCATTGGAATAAAATTCCTCTTGAGAATTTTCTAGTCTGGATGCCTCATTCGAAACTACATTAGACACAGGGTGCTGCATAATGCACTTGACTTAGTACGCTGGTCCGGGATAGAAGTAATTGTACTCGAGATTGAAGTTTAGAGACATCACTCGGATAATTTTCGAATCGCTCATTCAATTATTCCCTTGAATGGTATATAGCCCAAGTTTGAAAAATTCACAACCCTTACgttgtataattttttagaAGTCGAATGGTGTGTTGAAACTTCCGGATCATAGGGCCATGTTTCAGTGTCCATAACATGCTTGTCGTGACCGTGCTTAATACAGCTTGAGCCTCCTAAGCTGCTAATCGGAACACCACGTAATGGGCTATAGGAGACTCCTTAGACACTAACACTTTGAATTTTTGGATTTGCAATTATGAAAAGTTTCAAAGCTGTGTTATTTAGAATATGGGGATATTTCTTATATTGCAAAATAGAAAAAGGAACGAAGAAATGAACAAAAGTTGCGAAATAATCAAACTTAAATTCTTATTAATAATCAATAATTTAATTGTCAACAATCACGTTATATGGATTgtaaaatatgatttaaatatatagtttttttaGCATTATCTTTCTTCTAAATTTTGGGGTGAAGTCCGAGGGTGCATTTTGCTCACCACCTCAATTGGTGGTAATTAAAGTTTGACATTTGTATCTATTTACtacacaaattttaaaatttaaactttaataataataaataagataGTGAGAATAGCCATCGTAAGAAGTTTTGTAGTGTAATTTCTCTTTTCGTATTAAAAATAGGAGAGAAAAAACCAAGAAAAGcatgtttctgttttgttttgaaatttttgtttttcctaGCGGAACCTCCTGGAAGAAAGTCCCTCGAGCTGGATTTCCTGCAGCCATTTCCTCCAACCAACAGCCCCCGCCCCGCttttcaaacttttccactataaagtttcaatcttttctcTGTTCGCCTGGTAAAGATTTTCTTGGATGCTTTCTAGTTTGCTTTTACCTCGAAATCCCATTGTGGGTCTTCTTTTATGCGACTGAATTGAACTTATTCCCAAACTGGGTTTGCTCTGCTTTAATGTTTTTTCATTTACTTTGAGGATTTAACCATGAAATTTGCAGCCTTTAGATTATTGGGTAGTTCGGTTTTGGTAAAATATCTGATGGGTTGCCTTTGATTCTGTCTGGGTTTGCCTGATTTTTTCAGATTAAGTGTTGGGCCTGCAAAAATACTTATTGTGGATTGATTGTTCTGCATATTGGTTTCAAGAGGAAAGTGGCACTGAGAAGCTATAGATTGGTGATTAAAGGTTGGAGCTTTAGTCCAATCAGGTAAGTCTCTTATTGGAAATGTAATTTTAGCATATTGATATTTGGTGTGGTCGATTAATCTTATGGATTTTCCCCCTTTGATAGTATTGAGATATAAACCCAGCAGGAGGGTTCCTCTTTCGTTTTTGCAATTCATATATAAGAAATAATGTATGACGTAGATGTTAAAATAGTTAAAACAAGAGGAAGAATAAGATTCATCTTTCAATTTGTAACAATAGATGCCGATGAATGCTAGTATGGCGGAACTAGAAAAGGAAATGCCATTATTCGATTTCGCATGCATACCCTTGAAAACGCCACGTCAAAATGGTTTCCATCCTTAGAGAAAAGCATCTATTCCTGAGGATGTTTAGGTTAGCTTTAGTTCAAGGAATTCTATTTTTGGCGGTTGTGTGTGAGTTTGTGTGTTTGTTCTGCATTCATTTCGGCTCAAAGATGTCTTTTCAATTGTAAATTGTGTTAGATGTTTGGCCTTGAAGTTTTAGGACTTTCAAAATTTTTGTATTTAGTGTGCACCAAGAATTCTAGATTGTAGTGAATACCTTGTTGTTTATGAGCTTACTGTCTGTGTGTTTTGTCATATATTTACGCTATAAAGATGATTTAAGTGGAGGGTTTGGGGTAATAGTTTAGAATAATTGCTCCAtaagttttgttttgctttcttAATGTTGAGTCTTTCATCATTGGTAACTTGGTAATGAAGAGTATAATAAAATATGAAAGGGAAAATGGCAGGATATACAATGTGATGCAGTCAGCTAGAAGATTTCATATGGAAATCTGTGTAGATTTTTGTGTAGTGTATTGCTTATCAATATTATTTGGTTAAGTGTACCTGTGTGTTTGTTTGAGTATTGTGTGCGCTCTCTTTGTCAAGGTCCCTGTATAACTCTATGAACTTTCCATCATTTTTTCTGCATCCTTCATTCCTTCTATTGCGATCTACTTGTGTTAGCTTAATGCAACCACTGAATGTCTAGTCTAGTTTCTTCTGTATCTATTTTATAAAGAACTGCTTTATTGTATCTcaaaagaagtagaaaaagTAAATGCTTTTCCCTTTCTTAACTGCTTAAGAGTTTTCTAATTGAACTAAAGCTTTCTCAATGCTGAAACTAGGCCTTATAtacttatttttaaatgaatatGTGTTGCTAAAGTGCACGTTTGAGGCAATGCCTACTGCGCATCAATGAATTTTGTCTAAAACAACACAGAAATGCTTTGTACCTGGGCGATATAAGAAGCTAGTGAGAGATTTGTTTAAGACTTTTTATCTGACTAAGGGAAGAATGTTTTTATGATCAACTCTTACAGTTATTTGtttattgaaattttgtatGTAACATTTATAGTTGGGCTAAGCTCTTGAAAGTTGGCATCTATGCACCTTCTGTCTTTTATTGAGAATGAGACGTTTTATTACAAACAAACGgaacaaaattacaaaacagAAGCAATGTTTAAGGAGACcactacaaaaaaataaaaaataaaaatgatgaaaACCAACTATGAGGCTCTCCCACAACAAAACTAAGAGATAGCAGCTTGCCAGTCAAGCCAAACAGCTGAAAGAGACATGCACCTTCAGTCTTTGCAGACAAAATTATGAAGTTGAATCAGCTCAGAAATAGTGGGGCCACAGCAGACTCTTCATGACTGGAATCTGATTCCAgttcatttcattttttatcTGTATGATTTTCTGAGTTTTCATACACTGTCTTTTCAAAATTTGCGCATTCTGGAGAAGGCCTATGTGTGGTGATTTCTTTTGTAGAATATTCTATGTAGCAAGATTAAAGTTTTTCCCTTCCTCACTATTTCAGAAGCAGTGCCAGTGATGAGCGAAGTCCATCGCTGCATCCTTTGAAGACTTTTAGAGGGTGAGAAATGGATAGATTCAAGTGTTGATTTGGGTTAAGTCTGATGATGAGAAACCTTACTGAAAAGGGGATTTTActgttcttttctttcttttaacaCAAAGAAACTTTTAATATGCAGTTGTTTCACTTTTCTTTTTATCTGGTATTTGCTTGGATGGGATGTCCTAGTGACCTTGGGGTTCTTTCTTCAGTTCGGATTTGTTTCCAAATTTGGTCTTTCATAAATTAGGATTTATGGCTATAGAAATTTCCACAAGTTCGAAATTGTAACTACCATTGCAAATGTGGGTGTGATTGTGTACCAATGCCAGCGGTCTGTTTTGTTTCAAAGTTTCAGAGTTCAACAAAGAAAATTCCTTCATAAGAGGTAAAGCTCCTCTGGGGGGCATAATTCCCCTCTTTCCCTGGTTTCTTGAGCCAAGTAAACCATGGGTGTGATCACCAAAGTTTTATTTATATGTCctctaattttgttttcatcCTTCTTTTACTAATCGGACAAGATACCTTGAGGCATTGGGTTATTCCTTTAAATCCTTTATCCTGTTCCTCAAAACTTAATTTCTAAACCCTATCTATCCATAAATCTTATATGTATTCATAATTCATGCTATTCAAATGATGGACACATGTGCCTtgctttatttgtttaatttaggCATTCTCCACTTCTGGATGGAAGAAATGATGCACATATTATTGTGGTTTATTATTATAGAAAAGTCTTTATTATTGTACTTTATAACTTACCTTATATTTATGTAAAGAAGTTGACAGCAGAGTTGTAGCTATGGTTCCTGATTTATACCTTCAGTTGCATTTTCGTCCTTGAACTCGAATAGTAGTTTACTCTGATCCTTCAACTTGATTCCAGTTGATGTTGGTCCGTTCCATTAGTTCTGTTAGCTTTTATGTCCTAAACTATATTTTTGAAGGGCACATTCTTTTTTATCTATGattaaataaaactaaaacttaataaaaaaacaccAACCTAACGCTTCTCTTTTCCAGCAACGTCCCCACCCCTCAACACTCCATATCCTAGGACTGCCCCCGCCCCTCAACACTCCGTATCCTAGGACCGCCCCCACCCCCAACCCACACCTCCCCTTATCACTCTATCTCTGACTTGTTTAATCCTCATTAAGTAACTGAGGCTTCCTGGTTACATCTCTATAATTTTAGTGATTGTTTTTCTCCGAGATTTGGTTTCCAGCTTCCTATTCTTTTGCCTTGTGATAAGTTGGAATCGGAAAAGAAGTTGTATGGTAAATGACGCAGAGCAAGTCTTATTATCTTgttataatttacaaaattatcCATTAGTTTCATTTTGTTGTGGCTCCATTTAAAGTAAAATAAATTATATGGTTCAGAGATTAACACCATGTTGTATATAAAGCTGAAAGGATTTTGACTATGCAAATTGGGATTTCTAATTTTCTTTATAGCTATATCAGATTGAATTTCCTTGGTATCAGAAAGTGAAAATTGGGTAATATACATGGGTTCCATAGCCATTGTGTTGTTTGTCCTGGATTTTAACATTTTGCAGTAAACGGTAGAATTTCCTGGCTTTCTTCTTGGTGTGCAATTATACTCCTATTTGTTCATAACCTTCCTCTGTGTATCTATGATTCTCATGGAAGTAAACTACTTTCTTTCAGGTTATTAGTCTATAAACTTCCTCTGTTGATGATCTTGTGTCTGCTAGTTCCCGTTTCAAAATGAACAACTCATTTGGTGATGATTATGTAAGCCTTCGGAAccttaatgtttttattttctacTCAAATAAAATAGGGCAACCTTAAAACTTTATGTGCAGGATGAAGCAACTGTTGCAGGATTCGAAGTTTTAAGATCACCCGATGCAAGTTACAACAACGTGTACCCTGGGAATGAAGACGAGGCACGGGATCCACCTCTTGTCCCTCCACATCTGCAACAGACATTACTTAGCTACCCAGCAAGTGCAGACACTGCCGGAACCCTTCCAGCACCGCAAAATGTGACACTCAACCATCTTTACATTGAGAACCGGGAGACCCCGCGCTCTGTGGTCGCACTTGGGTTCACTCATCGCTTTCGTTCAAAATTTGTTTCAGTTGTGCTTTACAAACCAGTTCAAAGAAGTGGGACCACCAGCAGTTAGAAATTGAACACTAGAATACACCTACATTAGCGGTGAAAGATACTTATTTCCTCACAGAAGCTTATGAAATTAGGTTTGATTTCTTCCGATTTCTTTGTAGACTTGATGTATTCTTCAGCGTAGACTCGCTATACTGTGGAGTTTGCTGGTTAGGTTATGATCTCATGCGAGAATTGTTTATTTGAAGTGATTAGGATCATTTGATTGCATTTGTGAATACAAAATGCCTGCTTTATACAGATAAGGAAGCCTTCTCCTTGTATTTGCATATCATATGGTTGAATGATATATGCAACTCTTGCAGGAACATGCATTCAATTGTTggtaatatatatgtatttgaCCTAAAACTAGAAGCCTCATCTCCCATGCATATAATTCATTTGTTTTATTCTGTGCTCCAATTGTTTTGGTAATGTCAGTAGTCAACTCCTACTGTCTATACCTATCCATGCAAAATGGGGGAAGTAAGAGGTTTATTGTAATACATTCATTATGGATGGGTTTCCATTATTAGAttggttttaaattttattaatgaTATTATAAACTACTATAATCTACGGGAAGATGATTCTAATGATATTATAAACTACTATAATCGACGGGAAGATGATTCAAATTTGGTTACAATAGTATGCACGATGTCCTAGCCCTTGTAAGTGTGCTCTTCttgtatcatatatattttctatttttagaTGTGAATGTTTGAGATGCATTTAGAAATGCACAAACTGGCTGGTCATGTGCTTATGCAAAAGGAATTAAGGATGTGCAAGAAAAACCGTCTGAATCATTCAAACTATCCAAATAAAATCAGTTCGAGcggtttgtttttgtttggttttggttttatcCATTTAGTGTAAAactcaaaaccgaaaccgaaaccgaaacctaACTACTCAAATGGTTTTATTCAAGCGGTTCGAAAATCCGATTATAAATGGATTAAGTTGATCCAGTCCgataataattattatgatcCAAATTATTACTTCATAAATATTATACTTTGCGTAActgactttttttgtttttttgttttttaaggtAATAAGAATTTATTAAGAAATCATTAAGGACGTATATAGCACAAGCATGTCAACGTAACCAAGAGGTCACGCATGTCAAGGGGCACACTACACAATACCAAGAGGTTAGAGAGATTTGTAGCAATACCGATTAGGAGTGATTACGATTAAGGGAGCTTAGACATAATGATTCGAATTTCGAAATAAATGAACATCGATAAAGATTCGAATTTGATGAATATCGTATGTGAATCAGAAGTTAGATCTGATAATCTAAATACCGTTTGGATCCAATAGTTAGATTGTAAATGAATCCAAATATGACAAGTGCTAATCCGTTTAAGTCTATAATGCCttgttaattaaattataaaccaTCATCCACCATTATTCTCCCCTTTTTAATTATTCTACTCAATCACAAGCCCTTATTTATCTTGGATAACCTGCATGCGCTTTTCATTTCATATGTTTGAAGACAtatctatgtgtgtgtgtgtgtatatatatataatgatataaaaaaatataagtgGAATTATATGTTTCATTGTTTTCTTATTCAAGAAATACATATCAATTCAGATGACGTGGAATTATTGGATTTATCGATGGAAGACCAACTAACAAAGATATCGGGCAACATTCATTATCTTTCACTTGTAGGATCTGACAAATCCATGCATGGACTTATCATAGACAGTTCTTATCAAAATACAAAAAAGCTCTTATAATATGCCATGGCCGCCAAAACACAACTGTTTTTTCGTATCTCTTAAACAAACAATAAGGGCCACATTTACAGATCCCTCCGACGCATGGCCAACAAATTCCAATAAAACAATACCAAATCGCGTTGTCCAAAGCCCCtttaggaaaataaaaaaataaaaaacaacaacCTCAGAGAACCCTATGAGCAATTGAAAGGTTAAGTGTTgcataataaattatattttgtgtgTATCCATCAAACATTTCGAGCAACCGACCCGTAAATGTTTAAAAAAATCGTATAGTTTGCGATCAGAAGCGATGAAAGCTTTGACCTGTCATCTGGGAATTATAAGTAGGAGTTTTGTGGGCCATAATTGTCCAATAATTCACATTTTGATAATTGTTAGTATACATAACGAGTAAGGCAACTTAATATAAATATTACTTATGTGATGAATTATAATGGATGTCAAAGGTCATCCATCTCATTAGCCCTTGattgacttgcaaattgcagaaCATGTATGTTTTTGCTTAAAATATCTGCATTTTGGCCATCTTAAACTTGCAAGTTGCAATAGATTATTGGTACATGTCAAAATATAAGGCTCACATGGTCACACATATGTTAAACTATATACTAATCAATAAGTCATCATTGAAACAAAGAACAATTGATATTCATTTACATTAGTGACGCAAAATGAGATGAAGCATTATCAGTGCCTAATAACTAGCATGCACGATTATATGTACCCTTCAGTGGATTAACAGTTTAGCAATATGTTATGTCAAAATGTTTGATATGAATATATTTCCCCTATATAAGTAATTTTTTCTATTATTTGACAAGTTCTGATGTCaaattgagaaaattaaaatgtttgacTTGAATATATTTCCCCTATATAAGTAATTTTTTCTATTATTTGACAAGTTCTAATgtcaaattgaaaaaattaaaatgtatgACATGAATATATTTCCCCTATATAAgtaatttttttctatatatcttattaataaatatatcacttaaaaaaaatcaacaattaTTGACAGTGAACAATGCAACATCCAGAGTGCCATCAAACTGGATTTGAATCCTCTCTGAGCTTAAGAGGTTGAGCCTCTTGCGCAAAGCATACGAGCcgttgaattttgattcaatgGCTATAAATAGAAATgtcctctaaaaattataataattataatcgtTGAATCAAAATCCAATGATCCATATGCTTTTCTTAGGAGGCTCAACCTCCTAAGCTCAAGAGAGAATCCAAATCCCATCAAACTAGCAAAAAGGAGATTAATAAGATGTGATGCATCTGTCAACAATGGGCACAAAAATCGACAGGTTGGCAAAAACATTTCCAagttgtttggatcaaaacttgaactttgggctcaagaaaggagttGGCTCAAAAGGAGGCCCGAAAGGGAAGATAgccgaagcccagaaggcaggagaaggccttttctgacttgatgcagctcatgaagaccacttgcttacctacccaaaggccaagtggtgtagGCTGgtcagctacacagcccataaagtactttatggtggcattacatgtaaaatagctgatgagtcatcaccctcaaaccgcattcgggcaaagctgctGCTATCAAAggccaagccgagttgtctatataagaagaaagaaaatcaaggattaaggacactcaatcaaataaacaaatgcaagcacaaactctgctcaaagccagatttgccttcaaaacaaagctgtagtcaaccttcatccctttcgggataaacctccATCCTTTTCGGGATAACCCTCTCTTCAACCTTTtttaatagctctgctaccttgttcaaccttgctgtagtatcgattcatcttttgtaatctctctctctctacccctctaagctttcagacatttgacaaaactacaaagatagggacctgcaagatgagcaaccttacccgataaggtttaaccttgcccgaccttctttgctttagttttgtcttttcaatatgttgtatacttccagttatatgcaagttatttctagcaacatGATTATTAagaggctttctcagtacttgaatccgatttgaatatatcgtcagtgttcaaaccagatctaagtcctaagccctcgggcatgtaaatctgatcagttaaaagtccttggcctcaaggcataaaaaagaaccttatgtggacttaacccatccacgacagtccttgataaacgagaagtctgaagttacttggggcgcaagtaatcaacctaccttctagttttctttctattatgccatgattatcatagaacgcttgagcATGGATGGATTCtaatagaaagcctcaaggcctacacctaaggccccacaaaggcatccatttggattcattccgttcagcGACCTAAAGAGTCTAATTATAAGAATGAACtatgatgggaagcctcaaggcctacacctaaggccccacaaaggcacctatttgggttcatccTACTTcttggattcgggtaatcagaagtataatagtttgAAAACTCCTACAATCACGAGAATGAATATGATgcgttcgagcactggtttagttatttatgagaagccttaaggcctacacctaaggccccacaaaggcacttgttataactaacacggtttcttggatacatacatacatacaactAAAGCACGACTGctattttacatctgccatgctaaagatggcagtggcacgcctgagcacctaaatgttaaccttgattgtgagcctcaaggcctacacctaaggccccacaaaggcacatctcaaagttaacgatgtccttctctttcagccttgcccgaagagtcttgcccgacgagacttgcccgacagcgaagtagaagcccgacagcagccctcaaccggcgccaacctccaggggagctgtgtgctcgtcagccaggaaacatccccgacggaaattcctgccacgaacatagttttggcacgcccagtgggactccCCTGATCAGAAGATATATGTCAAGATGCCAGAAGGCTTACAAACTATGTTACTACAAATGTTGCAAAGGTTGGAGAAAGCTTCCACAGGCTTCAGAGAAGAAACAGACCTGGTCCCTCCCGAGGGAAAGAGACTTAAAACCAGCCCGCCTGAAAAGCTGGTGGTAGACAAACCTGCAGTTCCCTTTTCAGAAGTCCCTGTAAATATGATCAATATGACATGGGctgagaaaggaaaagaaagaattacaaaggtgaaggaatattttgtgaaaacatgttcatttaagcaacatcaataagcatgcaattaacaattaaaggcggaatcatgctagcatgcacttaaaaacaaaacattaaccaagaaattcaaagcctagtagattggtgaaccaaaactcaactcaaaacaaagtgagttgagatttatacctttgtagattcctctttgcataagcaaaggctaatcacccaaagagagggccttcattccttgcatctaaaactatatttttggatggaagaataggtttctccaagttcccaaagtagggaacctctaagtctcttcaccaaggagagattggagaagaaatgagtgaccttggagtagtgggattgcaagatgcaccccccaaggggccggcctcctagagagaaaatggagagacaagttctcaccaattttctctaaaagaaaaccctaatgaataaaaggctataaagtcatatttatacctttattcatttgagtggcaaacttgtaattaaagcaagttcactacccttcctctaaatggccggccatggggtgttgtttgggcttttgggtcttagtgaatcattattcattaagttgtcatacaacttaagtcaatgggcttgacgttcgaagcccattgggcctaaacgtccaaaactatcccgaggtcttttaacgaacttattcgtttgattaattaacatattaattaatccttaccataaataaatgattaaaccatttaatcattcttactcatctccgtttaatctccaatctcaacctcttatggtgtgcgatccattaggttccttttagcgaggcagtgggcgattaaaaccattttatatcgattgtgaattgaaacttactttcaattctccctttagcgattacacacgtttagggcttccacaaaccatgagtgacaccttgcagcatatcatggttacccaagctaatcagaagaggtagagaaaacctattcagtttgggattacaaatgcaatacggtctttctctaatacaatactcttgaccacattgtttggtttgatagtttatttattcatgtctactatccaatgtgattcgtgtgcttatatgatttccttgaatgtgattcggaacgcattcccaaatcccattcatactctggccagagattctaaatcatatcatagagtattctccctcaaacagtttgaaggttagagatcccttgttgcgcattcacttgcctccatggctaagtggcttaaccccaacgatgccgtggacaccctcctgatggagtgactttgacataatcaaagatcaaggacttaaccacaagacaactatgatggctcaggtcaaaggactactttgcattatcccaaccatgagttctcatgtgacatgagtatgagaactcttcgttgatcgcgttcagtgaactcattccctattgagcacctacgtacttgtcttgatgtcacacacaccaatgactcgagactagtcactctccctgagagaagacatagcacgtaccgatcttgacggactgtcaatgcccaattggcaatcctatgatcaggaacatttaggatgtgtctacgaaagaatggtctcatgaatctaacttcattagatcgcattctcccaatcacatactccttggactttatcgtttaagcatataacatttatatgagacggctcaaacaataatctttgccctttatattaaactagattagtttaacatgtgaaatgttcgtaaagtatcatcatatgattggttttagggcacatttccaacaatctcccacttgcactagagccaatcagcttggtcatcagtgatgatacctcttctgtagtcatttcataaatggctgagtagtaggcctagacaatggatatctatatgttatccatagaagcaaccttgagaataacgacgtcaccattatacatgattctcaatcatgtggttcagtctctcatatgagttcggaccttgatgagaccttgattccctggcttgagctatcgccccattagtgtcatagtgtcgatacactagatacactttctggttggaaccgaatagagagttcataaatgaactttcccatccaaacaacattgttgcaaacttctatatggcaatatatcttgcattcataatggaacacactaaagtcattactttaatgtttccatccaaatatctctttagtcataataaagagatatatgtttatctcttcattcataatgaagaaacatccaatgatggattagattcataatctaatacatttacgcttcctttacgttactctaattcttcctcgatctttgaggaatttatcccttagtatttcttaaatacttaaggactcacttgacagttgccatggttctgatcctgggcttgcactgatatcatcttgtacctgttctaggtacaactcatatcaatgtttttcatacaatatgaaatacataaatcacctttatgcgtatgcataaaggattctatttacgcattatttctttgggagtcaaagactacgttccctttgagaagggcaacttgctagtcacactagagtcatccttctaattgaagtttatca
Protein-coding regions in this window:
- the LOC126590140 gene encoding SNF1-related protein kinase regulatory subunit beta-3; this encodes MNNSFGDDYDEATVAGFEVLRSPDASYNNVYPGNEDEARDPPLVPPHLQQTLLSYPASADTAGTLPAPQNVTLNHLYIENRETPRSVVALGFTHRFRSKFVSVVLYKPVQRSGTTSS